In the Streptobacillus moniliformis DSM 12112 genome, one interval contains:
- a CDS encoding helix-turn-helix domain-containing protein, which translates to MKFSYNGLWKVLIDKNMKKKDLIDKTGISPTTISKMVRGDAVSLTIIGKICVELGTDIGDLICIDKDFKEDK; encoded by the coding sequence ATGAAGTTTAGCTACAATGGATTATGGAAAGTGTTAATAGATAAAAATATGAAAAAGAAAGATTTAATAGATAAAACAGGTATTTCCCCAACTACAATATCAAAAATGGTTAGAGGAGATGCTGTGTCTCTTACGATTATCGGAAAAATTTGCGTAGAACTTGGAACAGATATTGGGGATTTAATTTGTATAGATAAGGATTTTAAGGAGGATAAGTAA